From Bdellovibrio sp. KM01:
TTTGTCTTGGGTGCATTTCTTTGCGTGCTTCAGGAAGTATTTCTGTCTTATCTGGGACACTATCGTATCAATGTCATTCTGCGATCTTTTGCAGAAAACCGCGTGGTCGGCAGCGAGATCTATGGCTTACGTGAAGAGTGGGCTTACTTTATGAATTTTCACTTTGCGACGAATCTTTTGGGATTCTGTCTGGTGTTGGCAGCTCTTCGTCGCGCGAGCTCGGGACGGGATGCTCCCCGCAATAACTTCTTGGCACCCACACATCATAAAAAAACCCGTGAGATCATCACGGGTTATGGACAGTAAAAATCTAATTTTTTAAACTATTCAACAGTCACGGACTTCGCAAGGTTGCGTGGCTGATCCACGTCGTAACCCAAGCTTGATGCTAAGTGATAGCTCATCAATTGCAACGGAATCACTGACAAAATCGTGTTCGTTGTCCAGTGAGCTTTCGGCATTGCCAAATAGTATTCACTGATACCACGAAGTTTTTCGTTTTCACCTGTACCGATAGAGATGATTTTACCACCACGTGCACGAGCTTCTTCCAGATTGCTGATCGTTTTTTCGTACCAGTGATCTGTCGGAGCCACCATCACGATCGCCATGCGCTCATCGATCAATGCCAAAGGACCGTGCTTCATTTCGCCGGCAGCATAGCCTTCAGCGTGCATGTAAGCCAATTCCTTCAATTTCAAAGCACCTTCCATCGCGATTGGATAGCTTGTGCCACGACCCATGTACAAGAAACCACGGAACAGCTTCAATTTAGCCGCGGCTTCGTCGAAGTACTTGTCATAAACCAAGACGCTTTCCATCTGTGCCGGGGTCGCTAGCAAGCTTTGAACAAGTT
This genomic window contains:
- a CDS encoding DUF1772 domain-containing protein; the protein is MIKTFLRKFIIYLAVLSTGLFAGFTSFFSLIFGPTLKELPPSTFLEFFRYDREAFDKNVLYLYLLMCLSTGIWLIMWRRRYRMVDFYFVLGAFLCVLQEVFLSYLGHYRINVILRSFAENRVVGSEIYGLREEWAYFMNFHFATNLLGFCLVLAALRRASSGRDAPRNNFLAPTHHKKTREIITGYGQ